In a single window of the Cryptosporangium aurantiacum genome:
- a CDS encoding TetR/AcrR family transcriptional regulator has product MERQSVTRSVAATGKRAAILRAALVTFAERGVNGVAVPEIATQAQVGTGTIYRYFPNKEALVNELYQEQKRFLQDEIFTGLDEFPSGGERFTEFWRRLAAFARAHPEAYRFLELQDHRPYLDRPSRELEVDVLAPALDQMRRLRAAGVVRSDVRPEVLMALIWGAFVNLFKAERSGHLVLTDADITAAGEACWTMCVASSSQRH; this is encoded by the coding sequence GTGGAACGACAGTCGGTGACGCGCTCGGTCGCGGCGACCGGCAAGAGGGCGGCCATTCTGCGGGCCGCCCTCGTCACGTTCGCCGAGCGCGGGGTGAACGGCGTCGCCGTCCCGGAGATCGCGACGCAGGCGCAGGTCGGCACCGGCACGATCTATCGGTATTTTCCGAACAAGGAAGCGCTCGTCAACGAGCTCTACCAGGAGCAGAAGCGATTCCTGCAGGACGAGATCTTCACCGGGCTGGACGAGTTCCCGAGCGGTGGTGAACGCTTCACCGAGTTCTGGCGACGCCTCGCCGCGTTCGCACGCGCCCACCCGGAGGCGTACCGGTTCCTCGAACTGCAGGACCACCGGCCCTATCTCGACCGGCCGAGCCGCGAACTCGAGGTGGACGTGCTGGCACCGGCGCTGGACCAAATGCGCCGGCTCCGGGCGGCTGGCGTGGTGCGCAGCGACGTCCGTCCCGAAGTGTTGATGGCACTGATCTGGGGCGCGTTCGTCAACCTCTTCAAAGCCGAGCGGAGCGGGCACCTGGTCCTGACCGACGCCGACATCACCGCCGCCGGCGAGGCGTGCTGGACGATGTGCGTCGCCTCTTCGTCGCAACGGCACTAG
- a CDS encoding ABC transporter ATP-binding protein, whose product MAGRSRLYAEKVELAYDQRVVAENLDVEIPDGSLTVIVGPNACGKSTLLRALARMLKPKSGAVHLDGELISALPSKEVARRLGLLPQSPTAPDGITVADLVSRGRYPHQKLLRQWSREDERVVAESMAATGVQDLALRLVDELSGGQRQRVWLAMALAQQTPILLLDEPTTFLDIAHQLEVLDLCAELHERENRTLVAVLHDLNHACRYATHLIAMRAGKVVAEGPPAEVVTAALVEEVFGLPCQVVPDPETETPLVIPAARRRRQAAAAVTP is encoded by the coding sequence ATGGCCGGTCGGTCCCGGTTGTACGCCGAGAAGGTCGAACTGGCCTACGACCAGCGGGTCGTCGCCGAGAATCTGGACGTCGAGATCCCGGACGGTTCGCTGACCGTCATCGTCGGCCCGAACGCCTGCGGCAAATCGACGCTGTTGCGCGCGCTCGCGCGGATGCTCAAGCCGAAGTCGGGCGCAGTCCACCTCGACGGGGAGCTGATCAGCGCGCTGCCGTCGAAGGAGGTCGCGCGCCGGCTCGGGCTCCTGCCGCAGAGCCCGACCGCGCCGGACGGCATCACGGTGGCCGACCTCGTCTCCCGGGGCCGCTACCCGCACCAGAAGCTGCTCCGCCAGTGGTCGCGAGAGGACGAGCGGGTCGTCGCCGAGTCGATGGCCGCGACCGGCGTGCAGGACCTGGCGCTACGGTTGGTCGACGAGCTCTCCGGCGGTCAGCGGCAGCGGGTGTGGCTGGCGATGGCATTGGCACAGCAGACCCCGATCCTGCTGCTCGACGAGCCGACCACCTTTCTGGACATCGCGCACCAGCTCGAGGTGCTCGACCTCTGCGCCGAGCTGCACGAGCGAGAGAACCGGACGCTCGTCGCGGTGCTGCACGACCTCAACCACGCCTGCCGGTACGCGACGCACCTGATCGCGATGCGCGCCGGAAAGGTGGTGGCGGAGGGGCCGCCGGCCGAGGTCGTGACCGCGGCGCTCGTCGAGGAGGTTTTCGGGTTGCCGTGTCAGGTGGTGCCGGACCCGGAGACCGAGACGCCGCTGGTGATCCCGGCAGCGCGCCGGCGGCGCCAGGCGGCGGCGGCCGTTACGCCGTAG
- a CDS encoding nitroreductase family deazaflavin-dependent oxidoreductase yields the protein MTVPDDVGAYNRELIRKFRESRGAAMGDRPLLLLTTVGARSGQARTSPMMYIPDGDRLLVVPSNAGAPRHPAWYHNLVANPRVTVEVGSETYEADAVVAEGEERDALFARIAEQYPFFTDHQAKTTRVIPVVALVRSSDSPG from the coding sequence ATGACCGTCCCCGACGACGTCGGTGCGTACAACCGGGAACTGATCCGGAAGTTCCGCGAGAGCCGTGGAGCAGCGATGGGCGATCGTCCGCTCCTGCTCCTCACCACGGTGGGGGCCCGGTCCGGGCAGGCGCGCACCAGCCCGATGATGTACATCCCGGACGGTGACCGGCTGCTGGTCGTGCCGTCCAACGCCGGCGCGCCCCGGCACCCCGCCTGGTATCACAACCTCGTCGCGAACCCGCGCGTGACGGTGGAGGTCGGTAGCGAGACCTACGAGGCCGACGCGGTCGTCGCCGAAGGCGAGGAGCGGGACGCGCTGTTCGCCCGCATCGCGGAGCAATATCCGTTCTTCACCGACCACCAGGCGAAGACCACCCGGGTGATCCCGGTTGTCGCCTTGGTGAGGTCGTCCGACTCCCCGGGTTAG
- a CDS encoding cytochrome P450, with translation MRQALANASAAAAGNDTMERFDARVNRGECDVSVKTRIRWIGRHGVARVVIGRAHRKGDLHARILSDPAARADPYATYDEIRARGPLVPGRLMMQAVSHEAVTSVLRSDAFAVGFDPDEMPWVARHLLTRVAADERIVGPIDPPSLLVTNAPDHTRYRRLVSRVFTAKAVEALRARVEERTTELLDAMAARPHGEPVDLVAEFASLLPVTVIAEILGVPLDMRRQFLTWGSMAAPVLDIGLSYRQFVESETALEEMSDWMYSHFERLRREPGDDIVSKLVHLDDESGKLDDRELLAIAGLLLAAGFETTVNLLGSGAVLLIENPEERVALAADPSLWANAVDEMLRYESPVQATSRRSIRDTEVCGVPVKAGSFVTAMIGGANRDPDVFPDPHRFDVRRSNAREHLAFSSGAHYCIGASLARLEGEIGLRRLFERFPDLSLAGKPSLRGTRTLRGFDTIPVHLNSNRPAEREPHAV, from the coding sequence ATGCGACAAGCTCTCGCGAACGCGTCCGCAGCCGCCGCGGGCAACGACACAATGGAGCGGTTCGACGCACGGGTGAACCGAGGAGAGTGTGACGTGTCGGTGAAGACCAGGATCCGGTGGATCGGCCGGCACGGGGTGGCGCGGGTCGTGATCGGAAGGGCGCACCGCAAGGGTGACCTGCACGCGCGCATCCTGTCCGACCCCGCGGCCAGGGCGGACCCGTACGCGACCTACGACGAGATCCGGGCCCGCGGGCCGCTGGTGCCCGGCCGGCTGATGATGCAGGCCGTCAGCCACGAGGCGGTCACCTCGGTCCTGCGCAGCGACGCGTTCGCGGTCGGGTTCGACCCCGACGAGATGCCGTGGGTCGCGCGCCACCTGCTCACCCGGGTCGCGGCCGACGAGCGGATCGTCGGTCCGATCGACCCGCCGTCGCTGCTGGTCACGAACGCGCCGGACCACACCCGCTACCGGCGGCTGGTCAGCCGGGTGTTCACCGCGAAGGCGGTCGAGGCGCTCCGCGCGCGCGTCGAAGAACGAACGACAGAACTTTTGGACGCCATGGCGGCGCGGCCGCACGGCGAACCGGTGGATCTGGTGGCCGAGTTCGCCAGCCTGCTCCCGGTCACCGTGATCGCGGAGATCCTGGGCGTGCCGCTGGACATGCGGCGGCAGTTCCTCACCTGGGGCTCGATGGCGGCGCCGGTCCTCGACATCGGCCTGTCGTACCGGCAGTTCGTCGAGTCCGAGACCGCGCTCGAAGAGATGTCGGACTGGATGTACAGCCACTTCGAGCGGCTGCGCCGGGAGCCGGGCGACGACATCGTCAGCAAGCTCGTCCACCTCGACGACGAGAGCGGGAAGCTCGACGACCGGGAGCTGCTCGCGATCGCCGGGCTGCTGCTCGCGGCCGGGTTCGAGACGACCGTCAACCTGCTGGGGAGCGGGGCGGTCCTGCTGATCGAGAACCCCGAGGAGCGCGTCGCGCTGGCCGCCGACCCCTCGCTGTGGGCGAACGCGGTGGACGAGATGCTGCGGTACGAGTCGCCGGTGCAGGCCACCAGCAGGCGGTCGATCCGGGACACCGAGGTGTGCGGGGTGCCGGTGAAGGCCGGGTCGTTCGTCACGGCGATGATCGGCGGGGCCAACCGCGACCCGGACGTCTTCCCGGACCCGCACCGCTTCGACGTCCGGCGGTCGAACGCGCGGGAGCACCTGGCGTTCTCCAGCGGCGCGCACTACTGCATCGGGGCGTCGCTCGCGCGGCTGGAGGGCGAGATCGGGCTGCGGCGCCTGTTCGAGCGCTTCCCCGACCTGTCCCTGGCCGGTAAGCCGTCCCTCCGCGGCACCCGGACGCTCCGGGGCTTCGACACGATCCCGGTCCACCTGAACAGCAACCGCCCCGCCGAACGGGAGCCCCACGCCGTGTGA
- the malQ gene encoding 4-alpha-glucanotransferase, translating into MGAQSAGTATIDPALAALATAHGVATEYVGSTGRPETVTASTVVAVLGALGVAADTPEAVAKSLADAELTPWRRLLPPTVVVPADEPATVVVRSPAGGSLSARVLTEQGPSVTATASVDVTEARTVDGVQREARTVALPALPPGWHRLEVSTGAETGEAVLIAAPARVPYPAGAGRVWGWMLQLYALRGADSWGIGDYGDLRELVRWSGTELSAGAVVCNPLHAPSPVLPLENSPYYPSSRRFRSPLYLRIADTAEYRAASPEQRAAVDALRPEAPADRIVRDPVWTAKLAALELLFPLAASGDRATALTGYRAEQGQGLEDFATFCALAEELGVPWQSWPAELHHPAADAVAAARHRLADRVDFHAWLQFLCDEQLAAVGDAAREAGMPVGVVHDLAVGVDPGGADAWGLQDVLADGATTGAPPDSFNQHGQNWELPPWNPRRLAEAGYGPYRDMLRATLRSAGGVRIDHVLGLFRLWWVPAGRPATEGTYVRYDPDAFLGVLALEAHRAGALVVGEDLGTVEPHVATALAARDVLGSNVIWFERDDPDPAVDAPGELPSRPRPPATWREGAAASVTTHDLPTAAGFLTGEHVRVRAELGVLGRSVEEETATAVSERAALLDLIRSEGLLTEPDGSGEETIRALHALLVRTPCRLVLAAPGDAVGDLRQPNLPGTTDEYPNWRLPLAVPGDAPGEHRPVTLEEFRASDRVRRFAEVLAGVRAR; encoded by the coding sequence GTGGGTGCACAGAGCGCAGGAACCGCCACCATCGATCCAGCCCTGGCCGCCCTGGCCACCGCGCACGGGGTCGCCACCGAATACGTCGGGTCGACCGGCCGGCCGGAGACCGTCACCGCGTCCACGGTCGTCGCCGTGCTCGGCGCGCTCGGCGTCGCGGCCGACACGCCGGAGGCGGTCGCGAAGTCGCTGGCCGACGCCGAGCTGACACCCTGGCGGCGGCTACTGCCGCCGACCGTGGTCGTGCCCGCGGACGAGCCCGCCACCGTCGTGGTCCGCTCCCCCGCGGGTGGGTCGCTGTCCGCGCGCGTCCTGACCGAGCAGGGCCCCTCCGTCACCGCCACTGCTTCTGTGGACGTCACCGAGGCGCGCACCGTGGACGGGGTGCAGCGGGAGGCCCGCACCGTGGCCCTGCCCGCGCTGCCGCCCGGCTGGCACCGGCTGGAGGTCTCGACCGGCGCGGAGACCGGTGAGGCCGTGCTGATCGCCGCCCCGGCCCGGGTGCCGTACCCGGCCGGTGCGGGCCGCGTATGGGGCTGGATGCTCCAGCTGTACGCGCTGCGCGGCGCCGACTCGTGGGGGATCGGTGACTACGGCGACCTGCGGGAGCTGGTCCGCTGGAGCGGCACCGAGCTGAGCGCCGGTGCGGTGGTCTGCAACCCGCTGCACGCGCCGTCGCCGGTGCTGCCGCTGGAGAACTCGCCGTACTACCCGTCGAGCAGGCGCTTCCGGAGCCCGCTCTACCTGCGGATCGCGGACACCGCCGAGTACCGGGCGGCGTCGCCGGAGCAGCGGGCGGCGGTCGACGCGCTGCGGCCGGAGGCACCGGCCGACCGGATCGTGCGCGACCCGGTGTGGACCGCGAAACTCGCCGCGCTGGAGCTGCTGTTCCCGCTCGCAGCGTCCGGAGATCGCGCCACCGCACTCACGGGCTACCGAGCGGAACAGGGCCAGGGCCTGGAGGACTTCGCGACGTTCTGCGCGCTCGCCGAGGAGCTCGGCGTCCCCTGGCAGTCCTGGCCCGCCGAGCTGCACCACCCCGCCGCGGACGCGGTGGCCGCCGCGCGCCATCGGCTGGCGGACCGCGTCGACTTCCACGCCTGGCTACAGTTCCTCTGCGACGAGCAGCTCGCCGCGGTCGGCGACGCCGCCCGCGAGGCGGGCATGCCGGTCGGCGTCGTGCACGACCTCGCGGTCGGCGTCGACCCCGGTGGTGCCGACGCCTGGGGCCTGCAGGACGTGCTCGCCGACGGCGCGACGACCGGAGCGCCGCCGGACTCGTTCAACCAGCACGGCCAGAACTGGGAACTCCCCCCGTGGAACCCGCGGCGTCTGGCCGAGGCCGGTTACGGCCCGTACCGGGACATGCTCCGGGCCACGCTGCGGTCGGCGGGCGGCGTCCGCATCGACCACGTGCTCGGCCTGTTCCGGCTCTGGTGGGTGCCTGCGGGCCGGCCCGCGACCGAGGGCACCTACGTTCGCTACGACCCGGACGCGTTCCTCGGCGTGCTCGCGCTCGAGGCGCACCGCGCCGGGGCACTGGTGGTCGGCGAGGATCTCGGCACGGTCGAGCCGCACGTCGCCACCGCACTGGCCGCGCGGGACGTGCTGGGCAGCAACGTGATCTGGTTCGAGCGGGACGACCCGGACCCGGCCGTGGACGCGCCCGGCGAGCTGCCGTCGCGGCCGCGGCCGCCCGCCACCTGGCGGGAGGGCGCCGCGGCCAGCGTCACCACGCACGACCTGCCGACCGCGGCCGGGTTCCTGACCGGTGAGCACGTGCGGGTCCGGGCCGAGCTGGGTGTCCTCGGCCGGTCGGTCGAGGAGGAGACCGCGACGGCGGTGTCCGAGCGCGCCGCGCTTCTGGATCTGATCCGCTCGGAGGGGTTGCTGACCGAGCCGGACGGGTCCGGCGAGGAGACGATTCGCGCGCTGCACGCGCTGCTGGTCCGGACGCCGTGCCGGCTGGTGCTCGCCGCGCCCGGCGACGCCGTCGGCGATCTGCGGCAGCCGAACCTGCCCGGCACCACCGACGAGTACCCGAACTGGCGGCTGCCGCTCGCGGTGCCGGGCGACGCCCCGGGTGAGCACCGGCCGGTGACGCTGGAGGAGTTCCGCGCCTCCGACCGGGTCCGCCGCTTCGCCGAGGTGCTCGCCGGGGTCCGCGCGAGATGA
- a CDS encoding SanA/YdcF family protein, which produces MSDATDVSSAEPSDSDAPSSDAQTSDAQTSDAQTTKATPRKRRRLLTLVIGLVVLGAVVVGAAVTWTWTGSSGHRYDTVAAAPDAPVAIVFGAQLRPDGTPKPFLAGRLDIAAELYRAGKVKALLVSGDGNGTSGNETSSMTRYLTARGVPADRIVADPNGLDSYDTCARAYQVYGVRRALLVSQAFHLPRAVSLCRHVGIDADGVAGRCDSCRDMTLWRNRIREVPAALKAAADALRDRPPVVISPRDSALDKALSS; this is translated from the coding sequence GTGAGCGACGCAACCGACGTGTCGTCGGCTGAACCTTCCGATTCCGACGCCCCGAGTTCGGACGCCCAGACTTCGGATGCCCAGACTTCGGACGCACAGACTACGAAGGCCACGCCGCGGAAGCGTCGGCGGCTCCTCACGCTGGTGATCGGGCTGGTCGTCCTCGGGGCCGTCGTCGTGGGCGCCGCCGTGACCTGGACCTGGACCGGGTCGTCGGGGCACCGGTACGACACCGTCGCCGCAGCGCCGGACGCCCCGGTCGCGATCGTGTTCGGCGCCCAGTTACGGCCGGACGGGACGCCCAAGCCGTTCCTGGCCGGGCGGCTGGACATCGCCGCGGAACTGTACCGGGCGGGCAAGGTCAAGGCGTTGCTGGTCTCCGGCGACGGGAACGGGACGTCCGGGAACGAAACGTCGTCGATGACGCGGTACCTGACGGCGCGTGGCGTCCCGGCCGACCGGATCGTCGCGGACCCGAACGGGCTGGACAGCTACGACACCTGCGCGCGGGCGTACCAGGTCTACGGAGTGCGGCGTGCGCTGCTGGTGAGTCAGGCGTTCCACCTACCCCGGGCGGTGTCGCTGTGCCGGCACGTCGGAATCGACGCCGACGGGGTCGCCGGGCGGTGTGACTCGTGTCGAGACATGACGCTGTGGCGCAACCGGATACGCGAGGTACCGGCTGCGCTCAAGGCCGCCGCGGACGCTCTGCGCGACCGGCCGCCGGTGGTAATTTCCCCGCGCGATTCGGCGCTGGACAAGGCGCTGAGCAGCTAG
- a CDS encoding glycoside hydrolase family 15 protein, translated as MISGGGFDRIRVPVSADALASRSPFPPIADYGFLSDCEVMALVAPSGNIEWLCLPRLDSPSVFGAVLDRDAGGFRIGPADNMVPVDRRYLPGTMVLETSWESSGGWLIVRDTLLIGPWHHNDHFSPTQRRAPTDYDAQHMLLRTVRCVKGEVQVVMDCEPMFDYGRYQARWSYTDRGYHQGMATSANGEDSGPKLRLTTDMRIGFEGGRATSRTLLKEGDQRFAVLSWASVEPPYTVDDANARQTWTAHHWQHWLARGSFPDHPWRGHLQRSALTLKGLTYASSGALVAAATTSLPETPQGERNWDYRYSWIRDSTFALWGLYTLGFDWEADDFFNFVADVASQGDLQVMYGVDGERVLTEHVLDHLSGYDGARPVRIGNGAFDQQQHDVWGAVLDSMYLHTRSRDRLDDRTWKIMRRQVEKAIEHWREPDRGIWEVRGEPKHFTSSKVMCWVAVDRGARLARLRQEYELADSWQKVADEIHADICEHGVDTRGVFTQHYDTDALDASALMLPLVRFLPPDDPRIKSTVLAIADELTVEGLVLRYKVEETDDGLHGEEGTFAICSFWLVSALAEIGELDRARQLCGKLLSFASPLGLYAEELDPYSGKHLGNFPQAFTHLALINAVMHVIRAEHGTP; from the coding sequence ATGATCAGCGGCGGAGGCTTCGACCGCATCCGCGTTCCCGTGTCGGCCGACGCGCTGGCGTCGCGCTCACCGTTTCCTCCGATCGCGGACTACGGTTTCCTGTCCGACTGCGAGGTGATGGCGCTGGTCGCACCGAGCGGCAACATCGAGTGGCTCTGCCTGCCGCGGCTGGACTCGCCGAGCGTGTTCGGCGCGGTGCTCGACCGGGACGCCGGCGGCTTCCGGATCGGGCCGGCCGACAACATGGTGCCGGTCGACCGCCGGTACCTACCCGGCACGATGGTCCTGGAGACGTCCTGGGAGTCCTCCGGCGGATGGCTGATCGTCCGTGACACGCTGCTGATCGGCCCATGGCACCACAACGACCACTTTTCGCCCACCCAGCGGCGCGCCCCCACCGACTACGACGCGCAGCACATGCTGCTGCGCACGGTCCGGTGTGTGAAGGGCGAGGTCCAGGTCGTGATGGACTGCGAGCCGATGTTCGACTACGGGCGTTACCAGGCCCGCTGGTCCTACACCGACCGCGGCTACCACCAGGGCATGGCGACCAGTGCCAACGGTGAGGACAGCGGCCCGAAGCTGCGGCTCACCACCGACATGCGGATCGGCTTCGAGGGCGGCCGGGCCACCTCCCGCACCCTGCTCAAGGAAGGCGACCAGCGGTTCGCCGTGCTTTCCTGGGCGTCGGTGGAGCCGCCGTACACCGTCGACGACGCGAACGCGCGCCAGACCTGGACCGCGCACCACTGGCAGCACTGGCTGGCCCGCGGCTCGTTCCCCGACCACCCGTGGCGCGGCCACCTGCAGCGCAGCGCCCTTACGCTCAAGGGCCTGACGTACGCGTCCAGCGGCGCGCTGGTCGCGGCCGCCACGACGTCGCTCCCGGAGACCCCGCAGGGCGAGCGGAACTGGGACTATCGGTACAGCTGGATCCGGGACTCGACGTTCGCGCTCTGGGGCCTCTACACGCTCGGGTTCGACTGGGAGGCCGACGACTTCTTCAACTTCGTCGCGGACGTGGCGTCCCAGGGTGACCTGCAGGTCATGTACGGGGTGGACGGCGAGCGGGTGCTCACCGAGCACGTGCTCGACCACCTGTCCGGGTACGACGGTGCGCGGCCGGTGCGGATCGGCAACGGCGCGTTCGACCAGCAGCAGCACGACGTCTGGGGCGCCGTGCTCGACTCGATGTACCTCCACACCCGGTCACGCGACCGCCTGGACGACCGCACCTGGAAGATCATGCGGCGTCAGGTGGAGAAGGCGATCGAGCACTGGCGGGAGCCCGACCGGGGGATCTGGGAGGTCCGCGGCGAGCCCAAGCACTTCACGTCGTCGAAGGTGATGTGCTGGGTGGCGGTCGACCGGGGCGCCCGGCTGGCGCGGCTGCGCCAGGAGTACGAGCTGGCCGACTCGTGGCAGAAGGTCGCCGACGAGATCCACGCCGACATCTGCGAGCACGGCGTCGACACGCGCGGGGTGTTCACCCAGCACTACGACACCGACGCGCTCGACGCGTCCGCGCTGATGCTGCCGCTGGTGCGGTTCCTGCCGCCGGACGACCCGCGGATCAAGTCGACGGTGCTGGCGATCGCCGACGAGCTGACCGTCGAGGGGCTCGTGCTCCGGTACAAGGTCGAGGAGACCGACGACGGCCTGCACGGCGAGGAAGGCACGTTCGCGATCTGCTCGTTCTGGCTGGTGTCGGCGCTGGCGGAGATCGGGGAACTGGACCGGGCGCGGCAGCTCTGCGGCAAGCTGCTGTCGTTCGCGAGCCCGCTGGGGTTGTACGCGGAGGAGCTCGACCCGTACTCGGGCAAGCACCTCGGCAACTTCCCCCAGGCGTTCACGCACCTGGCGCTGATCAACGCGGTGATGCACGTCATCCGCGCCGAACACGGAACTCCTTGA
- a CDS encoding TetR/AcrR family transcriptional regulator: MPHVDIAQRRRDEIVRASLEIFAERGYHATGIADIASALNIGHGTFYRYFRNKRDIVSHVLVHVLERLNDTIRDENPGSADTLEECLAQFVRVGEKLFAVFTEEPALGRFFFAEALGVDRDFTRALTAGLNTFGGVTQSYLVNGVAKGFLRDDLDVGVTARAINGMILAAAIDAFDGKDPDVVRTRWLTSAPDLILRGIRA; the protein is encoded by the coding sequence ATGCCACACGTTGACATCGCACAACGGCGACGTGACGAAATTGTCCGGGCTTCACTCGAAATCTTTGCCGAGCGCGGCTACCACGCGACCGGCATCGCCGACATCGCGTCCGCGCTGAACATCGGCCACGGGACGTTCTACCGCTACTTCCGGAACAAGCGCGACATCGTCAGCCACGTGCTGGTGCACGTGCTCGAGCGTCTGAACGACACGATCCGGGACGAGAATCCGGGCAGCGCCGACACCCTCGAGGAGTGTCTGGCGCAGTTCGTCCGGGTCGGCGAAAAGCTGTTCGCGGTGTTCACCGAGGAGCCTGCGCTCGGGCGGTTCTTTTTCGCCGAGGCGCTCGGCGTCGACCGGGACTTCACCCGTGCGCTGACCGCCGGTCTGAATACGTTCGGCGGCGTCACCCAGTCCTACCTGGTCAACGGCGTCGCGAAGGGGTTCCTCCGCGACGACCTGGACGTCGGCGTCACCGCCCGCGCGATCAACGGCATGATCCTCGCCGCCGCGATCGACGCGTTCGACGGCAAAGACCCCGACGTGGTCCGCACCCGCTGGCTGACCAGCGCCCCCGACCTCATCCTCCGCGGCATCCGCGCCTGA
- a CDS encoding SDR family NAD(P)-dependent oxidoreductase gives MRTAMGLAWPGPDPRVLRAAVAGRTVLITGASSGIGEATARQVALAGGTVLLVARTADRLAAGRARIVSAGGSAHDHPADLSDPDAVGALVEEILTRYGGVDVVVNNAGRSIRRSVSASAERFHDYTRTIDVNYLGPVRLLLGLLPGMRERGRGHVVNISTVGVDLPPPQWTAYLASKSAFEAWVRAAAPELRADGVVTTSIHFPLVHTAMSAPTAEFARLPGMSPDEAGAVVCRALAYRPRLLSPWWARAGGLVGDALPATVDAALTRYHRTTRPTSHGPAAVGPAALGPAADVLPVDDAGAAR, from the coding sequence GTGCGCACCGCGATGGGCCTGGCCTGGCCCGGTCCCGACCCGCGCGTGCTGCGCGCCGCGGTGGCCGGCCGGACCGTGCTGATCACCGGGGCGTCGTCCGGGATCGGGGAAGCCACCGCCCGGCAGGTGGCCCTCGCCGGGGGAACCGTGCTGCTGGTCGCGCGCACCGCCGACCGGCTCGCCGCGGGGCGCGCCCGGATCGTGTCGGCCGGCGGCAGCGCCCACGACCATCCGGCCGATCTGTCCGACCCGGACGCCGTCGGCGCGCTGGTCGAGGAGATCCTGACCCGGTACGGCGGTGTCGACGTGGTGGTGAACAACGCCGGGCGGTCGATCCGGCGGTCGGTCAGCGCGTCCGCGGAGCGTTTCCACGACTACACGCGGACGATCGACGTCAACTATCTGGGGCCGGTGCGGCTGCTGCTCGGTCTGCTGCCCGGGATGCGCGAGCGAGGGCGCGGGCACGTCGTCAACATCTCGACGGTCGGCGTGGACCTGCCGCCTCCGCAGTGGACGGCGTACCTAGCGTCGAAGTCGGCGTTCGAGGCGTGGGTGCGGGCGGCGGCGCCGGAGCTGCGGGCCGACGGTGTCGTCACCACGTCGATCCACTTTCCGCTCGTGCACACCGCGATGAGCGCGCCGACCGCCGAGTTCGCCCGGCTGCCGGGGATGTCGCCGGACGAGGCGGGTGCGGTGGTGTGCCGCGCGCTCGCCTACCGGCCGCGGCTGCTGAGCCCGTGGTGGGCGCGCGCCGGTGGCCTGGTCGGCGACGCGCTGCCCGCGACCGTCGACGCCGCCCTCACGCGGTACCACCGCACCACGCGGCCGACCTCCCACGGCCCGGCCGCGGTGGGCCCGGCCGCGCTGGGCCCGGCGGCGGACGTTTTGCCGGTGGACGACGCGGGGGCGGCGCGGTGA